The sequence TCCTCGTCGCGCAGGCGATGCGGCGCGAACTCAGCACGTATCCGCCCGTAGAGGCCATGCAGGAAGTCCTCGGCCTCATGCGGCAGACCGACTCGAACGAAGAACTCGTCTCGAAGCTGCGCCAGCGGATCTAGCCGGCGTTCGCCTCCGCCTCAGCCTCCGCGCGCTCGCGGGCGCGCTTCTTCTCTCTCCGGGCGAAGTTCAGCACCTCGTACGCCACCGCGAGGATGAGGCCGAGCTCGCGCCGGTCGAGGTTCGCGCGCTGAAAGATGTTTCGAAAACTCCGCATCTTCGGCGCCGGGTCGATGCCGTGGAAGAGACCCACCTCCCCCATCGCCCGCTCCCAGATATCGAAGAATTCTTCCAGTTCGCCGTGCAGGGCCGGCGGGGTCCGGCGGCGTCGCTTGCCCTCCAGCTCGAGCGCCTCCCAGTCTGCCGGGCCCAGCGCCGCCTTCCGCAGTTCGTACAGAATGATGACGGCCGCGTGGGCGAGGTTCATCGACGTGTGGTCGGGGTTCGTGGGGATGCACACGAGTCCGTGGCAGAGGTCGAGCGCCTCGT is a genomic window of Candidatus Palauibacter soopunensis containing:
- a CDS encoding TrmJ/YjtD family RNA methyltransferase yields the protein MSEGPARLDRTCIVLHEPQDVVNIALVIRAMKNMGLSRLRLVNPAEFDAWRITGIAHDTEDVVKRIRIFDDLPSALADVSYVLGATARRRSTRHEWWSPEGAATEFTRPSGGRGGRLAVVFGREDRGLSNEALDLCHGLVCIPTNPDHTSMNLAHAAVIILYELRKAALGPADWEALELEGKRRRRTPPALHGELEEFFDIWERAMGEVGLFHGIDPAPKMRSFRNIFQRANLDRRELGLILAVAYEVLNFARREKKRARERAEAEAEANAG